ttctttaattttgaacTTTGGATATTATTTGCGAAAATAGTTCTTTCATATGAAGGGATTCATCACAATCCATGTCCGACATAATTCACTTGGTGGAGGCacatatttcataaaaaaaaatatacatgtcAATAATTCTTTGGCTTACACAAATTAATTGTGATTGTTTGTGCTTTTTTAGATATATGTGtacattttaacttttttcaaaaatactatttaataaagcattatatatataaactttattttttgggaaataAAGAATGACAAGATTTActatttattcttaaattttttttattgttttttttaaagaaatatagaaatttgtgtgatatatatatatatatatatatatcccatcCGATAATCTTGAACACAGAATGTGTGTTAGCAAAATCATGATGGacaaaaaaagatcaaaaaatagAGTGCACCGATCATGCAGTTCGCGACCTCGTCACGGCCTGGCTGGTCATAAAATGGTTGCGACTTGCCTAGTCCGCACTCTAATCTGATTTTTCTGTCATGTGTTACTCGTGGGCTGTGTAAGTCGTTGAGGTTGCGAGTTGTCCTAGAATGCAATTTTCACAATAGTAAGAGACTCGAGTACTTTCTATCCCAAACACAATTAAgactagaaaaatatattaaaaatgaataaaaatacatataaaattatcacaaagtaaaaccaattaaaataagGATTTTACAAAAAACATAACTACAAAAAGTTTgttagaaaaagaaaggttttggACCTTTGGTGTGCTGCCACatataattgtatatatattactaagTAACTAGGTTGGTTAGCAATTTTAAGGGTTGATATTCAAaagaaataactttttttagtgaaacataggaattttaatatttacacacacaaacattATATAGCGAGGTGgtatcttgattcttgagtacCAACTTAAAAGTACCATAATACCCATAAAAATTTCCCATAGTAGTTAAACACTCTCATATGCATCAAAATATTCTCATACACGTCATATATTATATCATCACACTTTCatcaaaaaggtaaaaatagaATTGGGTTTAGGTGAGCATGGGAGCAAACTCCCCACATTTGTGGACCTAATGTGGTcttgggttttattttaaaattttcaaaacctaAATTCCATATTAAGCAAAGCATTTTGACATGTGCTCACAATAAATTTTGGAAGTGAAAATCCTATTGAAACtcgaacaaataaaaaaaccaaataaaaaaagaaaagaaaagaaaatctataTCCTTTTATGAAACAAAAGTGGTAATTACGAggcaaaaaatccaaaaaatcagCTTTAAAATGATCCAACTTCCAACTTTGTTTGAGTGAGGTTGAAATcctttgaaaattgaaagtcTACCATAATCTTTGTACCATGAAAAGTAACATTATCACTTCCTACATTATAGTACGTGACAGTTTGTGAGAgacaaagaaaaacttgaaaatatgCAAAATGTGAACTTTGCTTGACAAAACTTTTCTTGAAACTGAAAATGGTGAAACTACTAAATCTTTCTTGAAAAGGAATTATTAACCAAACAAATCAATtgtaaaaaaaccaaatttaagGTATATAAGCTACAAAGAAtcaatcaaccaaacaaatcaatTGTAGATAACCAAATTTAAGGTATATAAGCTACTTGTAATTTTATTATGAGTATTTGATAATTCTTTTACATCTCATGAGCTCctaattctctattttattaaatatataaaaacattgaacaaaatttgtgtaaatactttttttttaagaaaaataaatagctAGCAATTTAAATATGGAAACAGGATTAAGGTAGTTACCAAATGCacgttgaggaaaaaaaaaactcatggacatgttattaaatatataaaaacattgaaccaaatttgtgtaaatactatttttataaaaaaacttattttaaaccATAAGTCTATATATCGTATGATACGATATGATTCATACTATATGCACCTATATATCAAACAATTCATGAGCACTTATAATACATCTTTATGATACGAAATTTTTTGTACACAATACGATACATATCACGTATCAGACGATACTGATAACTATGGCATGGAGTACTTTGAAGCAATCAAGCGAAAATCGATTCACTTTTACAGTTAAATCTAAAAATGAGTATCGAGATTTGGTTTGGTTCTGCAATGAGAGAAGCTAAAAGAGAGAACCAAACAAAGTCTCAAGGTATCAAACCTGTACAAGCTCAAAGACTTGAAAAGGAATGAAGAGAATTTCAAGTTTGCATAAACGACAAGTTTTTTGTAGTCTTATTACTATATACGACTTGTAGCTTTATATAATCTATTCTAGTTATTAAGTAGTGTGCTAGACACGTGAGGCACTATACACCGTAGCTTGGTTTTTTCACTGCAACAAACtctcttacttttctttttttcataaaacaaactctctctcttactttgTTCTTATTAATAAGAGAACATCATTGTGTTTCTATTTAGCTTCTCTCTCTTGAAATCAAATTAGACAAAGAAATGAAATCAActtaacattattattattattattattattattattattattattaaaagtccaaaaaaatCGAATTTGGATATCCAAGGGTAAAAATCCAGGTATGTATGGGTAACGGGTACTTAATGGGTATTGAGATTTGGGATTCATGGGTAAAAGTTTAGTCTCAGGTTCGGGTATACTCGACCCAAACCTGATCCATGGCCTATTGTGCTGTGCTTATGATACACCTACACTACATCCAAAATCTTCACATAACTCTTACTTTCCCTCCAacatcaaaacatctcatttccttcatcttcttcgaTTGTTTTTCCATCTCTCTTTCCAAGCCTCTTGGTCCCTCAAGGCAACAGACCCACCTGTTCTAGCCTCAATCTCAGGTGAGTCTCCTTGATTCATACTCGCAATTCCAACTATATCTGGTGTTGAGTTGTTTGggttttattgttaaattttttggggtttgatGGCTTGTTCCACTCTTTTTTTATGggcattttcttctttgttgttgttgttttaatttttttgggtattttttggGTTCTGATGTTTATGCTATTTACTAGGtttatgatattttcttgatttctgATGTTTGAGCTATTTTCTGGGTTTATACCTTATTTTATGAGATAAGAGCTTCAAATATCAAGACCGAAcccttaaaattaaattctaaagcCACAATATCACATTACTAACAAAATAACATGGTAAGTGGTACTAGTTGATAGCAACTATAAGGTTGGACCAAGGCGAGTTGGTAGCCGGGTTCTATAGTGACCTATTGCTAGGGGGTTCAATCCCCTGCActtacctagcaaaaaaaactaTAAGGTTGGACCAAGGCAAGTAGAGGAAAATCCTGAAGCTCAAGGAGATTACTAGAGATTTGATGTTGGGTTCAGGTAGGAATATTCATCTTTGGCATGATTGGTGGCATCTAGATGGTCTCTTATGTAGGAAGTAGGATGCAGCCAGCTCTTCTGATGCTCTTTTGTCCAGTGTGTTGCGAGAGGGTAATTGGATTTGAAGCAAATTGTTCCTTATTGATTTCATTGTGGAAGATAAGACCAATTTAGAACCCTTCCAAATCTGGTTCTTACTCTTGTGTAGAAACTTTGGAGGctattagagagaaaaaatataaggTTAGTTGGTGGAGATCGACATGGTATTCAAAAGCCATACTAAAGCATGCATGCTTTCATTGGTTGGCTGGTCATGTTGAATAGATTGTCAACCCAGGAAAGAATGCTTAAATGAGGCTTTAATGGAGATAGCAGaagtaaaattgaaaacatagaGCACCTCTTCTTTGATTGCTTTTTTCTAGAAGATTATGGAGGACTCTCATGAGTTGGTGTTTGGTGAAGCACCCTAGCTTTTGTTGGGATGAGATCATGGCTTGGGGTGAAAGACATGCCAAAAGCAAGAGCCTTAGATTCAATGTATTCCGCTTAGCCTTATGGTCTGCTGTATATCACATTTGGCAGCAAAGAAATGGTGTGCTTCATCAAGGGAGAAtttatgttgaaaaaaaaatatccttcACTTGATCAAATGGGAAGTTAGAAGGAGAATTGAAGGGAATGGCTATTTTGctaattctgtccaaaacaaagttttgttttgtttatgggGATTTTCTTTAGATGTTCTTAAGTCCTCTTCTTCTTAATTCCTTCCCCTTGTTGTGGCTTAACTGATTGTTTTCCTTGCATGAGTTAGTTTTGGTGTTCATTGGTGTTCTAGTTTTGCTATTAGGGTGTTGTTACTTGAACTTTGTACTCTTTTCATTTGACGCAATACAATCTTTTGTGACCCAATTTACTCTACTGCACTGCAGATCGAGATTTGTGACCCAAATGCATAGCTTTTGTGAGTTTCAAAAACAGATGCATACATGTGCTCcatatcaaaactcaaaacaactagtaaaaaatctgtttttttttttattattattttttttttattatataacagGAGTGAAAAATCCGTGAATGGATGATTCAGGTGGGATTTTCAATAGAGACCTTTTTCTGATTCAAAGAGAGACCTTTCTCTCAGCAAGTCATGGGAGAAACCCATAAACCCTACCGCAACAAACATGGCATAGAGGTAGTAACAAACAACAACGCTAAAAATTAAGATCacccaaagaaaaaacacaacGAATTTATCCCCCTAAAAATTAGATATACACCTAATAATCAGATTCAGATAAATTAGAGGAATATATGCAAGAGAGAGTCGctaataattttgattatataaaatttgcaatattgGTTAATACAATCAATTACGATCACCACCCAACCATCAAGCACTTCATAAGTGCAAACTCGGAGGACCAAAGTCGCTTACCATTCATAAGTGCACATGGGACGGCGATATTCTTCATCATTGGTACGGCAATATTCTTCATCATACACAGAGTCACGATTAGGGCTAACTAGTCGGCAACTCTGGGGCCACACTTTCTTATAGACAGCATCCTTGAACACGAAAGCTTCAAAGGTTTTCAGGGTGTACTCAGCAGCAGCTCTGGGCTTGGCctcaaattgaattttaaaacttaCACCAGCGGCAAGAAATAGTTTCATCTTCACAAGTctcacaaattcaaaatccGTGCCCTACACCAACCAGTTTGTTCAAATTGAATATTAATAAGTATATAGACAGATAGACAGATAGAGAGAAAGATGGAGATAAGAAGAAACAAACCTTAACTTGGTTGTAGCGGTCTAACAGCATCTCTCCATAGACAGAACATTCATATCGTTCCTCCTCAGAAATCTGAGGATCAAGCAagtttaattaacaaaaaaaaaagccttctattcttcttttcctaataaaaaagaaaagacccACACATTGCACATACCTCTGTCTCTGAGAACCATTTTGGCACATGGAATGGGTCTAGCTCTATGATCTGAGGCTGAGGCTGAAGGTTGGAGTCGATGGTAGGGGAAGGGGTAGGAATAGGGGTAGGGCTAGGGCGAGGAATTTTAGAAGGGTGAGAGAGTTTGACTTTGAGGAGGGGATCAGAACTCCACTCAAACCCGGGACCAATATCAGGTTCgccatcttcatcttcatcttcatattTAGAAATGAAGTCATCGTAGTCTGAAAACAATACATCCTCATAGTCCTCATTTGCCATCATTCAATCTCTGAAAAAAAAGGGTCATTATAAACATCCACAAACAGAGGGGCAAGGAGCTCGGTAACATACATACATTGAATCATCCATGTTTTGATACTAACCACATGTTTTTATTCGTATTTGGGACGGTAGAGAGATACCAAACCCGAACCCACATAGGATCCACAAACCAATTGTATTGTGTAACCAcaaacaaaaccctaatttttcaAGCCCACAAGCAGGAAATCCAATCCATACAGAAGCACAAAGAGGGAAATTGAGAAATTGAAGACAAAATATAGAATAACGGTGGgccagagagaaagagagagacatacCAAACCAAAGAGATTCTTGACAGAGAAAGAAACCTAGCGCCGCTTCTGATCTAAGAACACGCTTGTAACAGAGAGCTTGTGTTGTGTgtgtaaaatgtaaaatataccAAATAGAACTACAGAAGAGCTTGAAACGGGCCGGAGCCCAATTGAGGTCGGGTAAAAATTCAACCGCCTTTAATTGAAGGGTGAGAAGTTACGGGCCTTATGGCGCCATTAAGCTTTTTTTATTCCAAtgtaccaaaaaataataataataacattttttggttttttatattttaatgaatataaaatttgataattgtaaggactcaatttgtaacgattcCAAActgatattgggttcgtacgttaaagacccaaacaataaaatttatagagcgtgggctgaaaggctaggccttgatcaccggacagtggttagtcatggttttCTGTAGCAATTTGCACAAGGGTGAATCTGGCATGTCTAGTAAGACCTTCTTCCGATGCGACCTAAGTGGCTCCGGTCCTTAGACCTCATTcaaggagtttcatgttcttattattcttcttttttagggtTCCATGGTCAGGGAGACGATTTGTCCCCCCCCCCTCCCTGAATtgcttctctttcccttttatattagcATTTACCCTTCCTCCaatgtccacgtgtaggttcagttttctaggactgatacttgtcccatcagcccatacccaaagtggttgaggatggttgtaaaagttgaaaagtattgctctgtcaggcgcagagtatttaattgcagtaatggcagtctttcctttgtcctttgtcgccatattgtctaggggtcctttctccatcaatgtGGAGGTGTTTGGCTTTTCTCTAAACTATTCCTATACCgtacttgccctttctttcagggGCGCTTTGGGATGTCGAGAATAGAATCATCCTTGGCTATATCtttaggccatttggactttcactgTATGTCCTTGGCaatatccctcctcggctcgggccttgggccctaacgCAAAGTGGGTCGGGGTCACAAGTTCTCtggccctacaatagccccttaaaatcctgctgtccggcccctcggacggagaggagggttttggtgacgtcgGGCCTATGTCACGGCTTGCCAAGCCTCGTCCTTCATCAATGCCGGTGCCTCTTCATTTGCTTGGGACATGCTCCTGGTCATGAGACATCCCTTAGCTTTACTCACGCCGCGTTCTTGCCGCTTCGGTGCACGAGGCGCATCTTTAATAAGTTTCCTTTACGAGGCGACGCAAATCCAACAGTTTGAAGATGGCATTGGGAGTTGAGTGCGACTTATCTCGTTTGTaacttttcttggaaatctgtacagattaaatgccaccagacttgccttccatataagaagcaaggTAGGAGGTCATTTCCTTTACGTACAGACCCCTCAATCTTTTCAAATTCCATAACCACCGGCTGTGCTCAAAGTCCTCACTGCCAGTGGGATTAAGCTTTAGGGAGTGATATGGTTAAGGCGAAGATGGGGGTGAAGGGACCACACCCTCTCTAGAAACACTAGGTCTCTCCGAGACTCAAGATGGCGGTCAGGGTAAGGGAGACAGAGACTCAAGACATTTCTCCCCCTTGATAAGGCGGGAAAGAAGCGTcctcttccttcagccaaaatccgaagcaggtgttGGTCgcatcaaatttttggtgcGATAGCACTGGGGTTTCTCATCGTCGGTACCATCCGCTTTCTCTCGAGCGCTGCTAATATGGCACTTGCCTGATGGGAGTCAGAGCTGGTACGGAGACTAGGCATCCCTgcttcctcctctcttcctttgctggtgcctccttttgcctccgctttttcttctcttccatcactaggGACATCCTGGtgtttctgcttcttcttctgcttcttctccCCTTCCATCAAAAGGGCCATCCTAACACGCTTAGTCACCACAAGAGTAgaattttgaaggatttatcgttcccttgtatctttttcctttttgcttttctttttgcttttgtagtTAGCTTCTGGTATAGGCTTGCTTAAGCCCCTCgttgtacgctgtactatttctttgtattaataaaagatgactttattttattctaagtattctttcttttctgcaatagttaTATTGTGAATAgatgtgctatttttttttttttattctgaacggtacttagggccgaaacccttgttaacaaaaagctattattttgaacttattgagactaACAGACACAATAATGCCCACCTAAAAAAGGTTATACATATaagactaaccgagataacggcTGAAAGCTCTGTATTGCGTATGAGGCGATCATCTGAGGATgggtaacccaaaatgaactaTCCGAGAGGGTCGTCGAGTACTAGGGTGCTTTGCCACGTTCCTAACAACATTCATAGCCTTAACCATTTTTGGCATCCGGTCCGAGGATCAAGGTATGACTGTACCGGACCTAAACACTCGTTTGCATTAGTTCCCTTAAAATTGGGGATCCGAGGATAGGTCGGGACTTCCATTCTGTCTGGGACTTAATCCATTTTCTAATGACTAATCTCCCCATAGgtctgagtccgaggaccatgcaataccttggtttagtccaaaacttggattttctttaagtagttggtttccccatgggtttgagtctgaggaccatgcaataccttggttctgtccaaaacttggattttctttaagaagttggtttccccataggtttgagtccgatgaccatgcaataccttggttctgtccaaaacttagaatttctttaagtttaagtagttggtttcccaataggtttgagtccgagaaccatgcaataccttggttctgtccaaaacttagaatttttttaagtagttggtttccccataggtttgaatccgaggaccatgcaataccttggttctgtccaaaacttagaattttctttaaataattggtttccccataggtttgaatccaaggactatgcaataccttggttctgtccaaaacttagaatttctttaagtagttggtttccccataggtttgagtccgaggaccatgcaataccttggttctgtccaaaacttagaattttctttaaatagttggtttccccataggtttgagtccgaggaccatgcaataccttggttctatccaaaacttagaattttctttaagtagttggtttccccataggattgaatccgaggaccatgcaataccttggttctgtccaaaacttagaattttctttaagtagtttcTGGGGCTAGCCCCTCGGCCTAGGTGTGGGGCGTTGACCTGacgttggaagcccctagaactgtcCGCGCCACTGGCgcttcgaagcgtagcccctagtggaactttatattaGGGCAACAACAACGGGCTGCTGGAAATGATGAAGGGGCTTTCGCAGGCCCTTGTTTGACAGGAGCTCGatccaccgcctgtgccaatgcacaagcctttcccacaaacggcgccaattgtaaggactcaatttgtaacgatcccaaactgatattgggttcgtacgttaaaggcccaaacaataaaatttgtagagcgtgagctaaaaggctaggccttggtcaccggacattAGTTAGTCATGGTTTCTGTAGCAATTTGCACAAGGGTGAATCTGGCATGTCTAGTAAGACCTTCTTCCGATGCAACCTGAGTGCCTCCGGTCCttagacctcgtccgaggagtttcatgttcttattattcttcttttttagggtTCCATGGTCTGGGAGACGATTTGTCCCCCCCTCCCTGAAttgcttctctttcctttttatactagcctttacccttcctccaacgtccacgtgtaagttCAGCTTTCCAGGGCTGATACTTATCCTATcaacccatacccaaagtggttgggggtagttgtaaaaactgaatagcattgctctgtcaggcgcagagtatttaattacagtaatggcagcctttcctttgtcctttgtcgccatattgtccaggggtcctttctccatcaatgtGAAGGTGTTCGGCTTTTCCataaactgttcctataccgtacttgccctttctttcaagggcgctttgggatgccgaggacagaatcatcatcgactatatctctaggccatttggactttcactgtatgtcctcggcaatatccctcctcggctcgggccttgggccctaacgCAAAGTGGGCCGAGGTCACAAGTTCTCTAACCCTACAATAATTatgatgatttttaaaaatgatttattactagcttttaatacaaaattaggGTCTCCTCTATTAATAGTTTCACACTTGCCAACATATGTTATATCAGTATcggtaatgttttttttatattcagaAGTGAAGTCATCGTAGTTTGttatgtgtgtatttttttaaaaaaaagtgatgacgTGTTGTCTAATTAGTGGGGCctatagtttttaaaatatttacaataatTCCATTGA
The Quercus lobata isolate SW786 unplaced genomic scaffold, ValleyOak3.0 Primary Assembly Scq3eQI_1853, whole genome shotgun sequence DNA segment above includes these coding regions:
- the LOC115973587 gene encoding uncharacterized protein LOC115973587, producing the protein MMANEDYEDVLFSDYDDFISKYEDEDEDGEPDIGPGFEWSSDPLLKVKLSHPSKIPRPSPTPIPTPSPTIDSNLQPQPQIIELDPFHVPKWFSETEISEEERYECSVYGEMLLDRYNQVKGTDFEFVRLVKMKLFLAAGVSFKIQFEAKPRAAAEYTLKTFEAFVFKDAVYKKVWPQSCRLVSPNRDSVYDEEYCRTNDEEYRRPMCTYEW